The Engraulis encrasicolus isolate BLACKSEA-1 chromosome 22, IST_EnEncr_1.0, whole genome shotgun sequence genome includes a region encoding these proteins:
- the LOC134439166 gene encoding uncharacterized protein LOC134439166: MVSRRLPTSSKVRWNFHSRAVNTVFEHREDLIKCFHAIRDSGDFDEITVREAGAYARILEDPDFRFFLQLFHQIMPLVDTLYARLQKRSIDSVYIKRCIQRFQEDIQKIRDSLHAMTVEHSSLSLQSRKRVALSSEDHQRIAAEVCDTILGHTRERFQFTDHLICATLLQCDRFEDYQVDFPEEALKTTVKAYPVLDSSRLKTELELLYSNEEFRACSGAVDFLQFFMENNLGELFSETVTLLKILVTTPMTTAEAERCFSTLKRVKTFLRNTMSQDRLNALATLSMERAIVTEMTDFNVKVIDTFSNLKERRAKFLYK; this comes from the exons ATGGTTTCCCGCAGGCTGCCAACTTCCAGCAAGGTCAGGTGGAACTTTCACAGCCGCGCTGTCAACACGGTGTTTGAACACAGAGAGGATCTCATCAAATGTTTCCATGCCATACGAGACTCGGGAGACTTCGATGAAATCACCGTGAGAGAGGCAGGAGCATATGCAAGGATCCTGGAAGACCCAGACTTCAGGTTCTTCCTGCAACTTTTTCACCAGATCATGCCCCTTGTAGACACTCTCTATGCCAGGCTACAGAAGAGGAGCATCGACTCAGTGTACATTAAGAGATGCATCCAAAGATTCCAGGAGGACATACAGAAGATCAG AGATTCTCTCCATGCCATGACAGTGGAGCACAGCAGTCTATCCCTGCAATCAAGAAAACGTGTGGCTCTCTCTTCAGAGGATCACCAACGAATTGCAGCTGAA GTCTGTGATACCATCCTGGGGCACACCAGAGAGAGGTTCCAGTTCACAGACCATCTCATCTGTGCAACCCTCCTGCAGTGCGATCGGTTTGAAGATTATCAAGTGGATTTTCCAGAGGAGGCTCTTAAAACCACAGTGAAGGCTTACCCTGTCCTTGACAGCAGCAGGCTGAAGACAGAGCTAGAACTCCTCTACAGCAACGAGGAATTCAGAGCGTGTAGTGGTGCGGTGGACTTCCTCCAATTCTTTATGGAGAACAACTTGGGGGAGCTTTTTTCAGAGACGGTAACCCTTTTGAAAATACTTGTCACCACACCAATGACGACAGCAGAAGCAGAGAGGTGCTTCTCGACTCTTAAGCGAGTGAAAACATTCCTGAGAAACACAATGTCGCAAGATCGCCTCAACGCACTGGCTACCCTGTCTATGGAGAGGGCCATAGTGACAGAGATGACTGACTTTAACGTTAAAGTCATTGACACATTTTCAAATTTAAAAGAGAGAAGGGCCAAGTTCCTCTACAAGTAG